In the Deinococcus yavapaiensis KR-236 genome, CGAACGGAGTTGAACAATGACTTACCTTCAACATGACTCGTCGCCCCTCCAGGGTCACAACTCCCGCCGCCCGATTCTCGCTTCTTCGCGCTTGCTCGTCGGAGCGGCCCTTCTCGTGGGGTTGTCGACTTGGTCGTCGGCGCACGCACAACGCCAAATCAAGATCGGCTCGCAAGCGGGCGGAACCCTCGCGTGGGTTCTGTACGGCATCGAGTACTTCGGCATCGACAAGGAACTCGGCTTGGACGTACGCTCGCAAGACTTCGCGTCGAAGGACGCGACGCGCATCGCCTTGCGTTCCGGCGACGCTCAAGTCGTCGTCGACGACTTCCTGGAAGTGACGTTGCTGCGGCAGAAGAACTTCAACGTGACCGCCGTCTACCCGTTCAGCCTCTTGACCGGCGGTATCGTGGTTCCCGCCAACAGCGGCATCCGAACCGTCGCGGACTTGAAGGGAAAGACCATCGGCGTCACGAGCCTCACCGACAAGACCTTGCTGATCTTGCGCGCGTACACCCGCAACAAGTTCGGGTTCGATCCGCAAACCGACAGCAAGGTGGTGTCCGCGAGCAGCCCTTTGATCGGTCAGTTGCTCGACCGAGGTGAAATCAACGCCGGCATTCCCTTCTGGCATCACGGCGCCCGTCTCACGGCGACCGGCAAGTACCGCCAAGTGATCAGCAGCGGTGAACTGCTGCGCGGACTCGGCCTTCCCGCCAACATCCCCCTGCTCTACATCGTCGCCCGGAACGACACCGAT is a window encoding:
- a CDS encoding ABC transporter substrate-binding protein, translated to MTYLQHDSSPLQGHNSRRPILASSRLLVGAALLVGLSTWSSAHAQRQIKIGSQAGGTLAWVLYGIEYFGIDKELGLDVRSQDFASKDATRIALRSGDAQVVVDDFLEVTLLRQKNFNVTAVYPFSLLTGGIVVPANSGIRTVADLKGKTIGVTSLTDKTLLILRAYTRNKFGFDPQTDSKVVSASSPLIGQLLDRGEINAGIPFWHHGARLTATGKYRQVISSGELLRGLGLPANIPLLYIVARNDTDPETLRLFIKAVRVATDRMKADTGPFWNSLLEKGLYSLPDRTQLPALRRQWEAGVPKSWSSKDLNNTLLLTRKMIEVAGADVVGIQRLDTRAFNTSFRP